In Silene latifolia isolate original U9 population chromosome X, ASM4854445v1, whole genome shotgun sequence, the following proteins share a genomic window:
- the LOC141620973 gene encoding vinorine synthase-like, translating into MSCNDEGVPFVETRVNSRLTDFLTVSRKLELLPELLPPKDLPSLGHRPISELTPLAFQVNVFACGGIVIGCYMLHKVLDTASLGTFFKYWAGLVKNQAQDANVVGPNFDAIVKAFPPRPTAEPVIAPDRVNGPPKNILPSFVVLARCFKITKNAITSLKATAASGAVPGPTSFEAVAGFVWENVMVAACMARDQSTPKDTVLSMSMNMRPRTNPPLPNESMGNCTTIVQAKAKMLETTLKELVGKIHDVILKAKPKIEKFQGENGIEEISLDIKETTRIIMHENSRVYHLSSWCKLGLNEADFGFGKPTWIIPTDANPPPSLRNSILFTDYSDSSGDDGIEVWLFLEEKEMHFLESCKGFLDYAFPNY; encoded by the coding sequence ATGTCGTGTAACGACGAAGGCGTACCCTTTGTCGAAACTCGTGTTAATTCCCGTCTTACGGATTTTCTTACAGTGTCTCGTAAACTTGAATTGTTACCGGAGTTACTCCCACCTAAAGACTTACCGTCTCTTGGGCATAGGCCCATTTCGGAGCTTACACCGTTGGCATTTCAAGTTAACGTTTTTGCATGTGGTGGTATCGTAATCGgatgttacatgttacataaaGTTTTAGACACGGCTTCGTTAGGCACGTTTTTCAAGTATTGGGCCGGTCTAGTGAAGAATCAAGCCCAAGACGCTAACGTTGTTGGGCCGAACTTTGATGCAATTGTCAAGGCCTTTCCTCCACGTCCTACAGCCGAACCGGTCATTGCACCGGACCGGGTTAACGGCCCACCAAAGAATATCCTCCCTTCCTTTGTTGTTCTAGCAAGGTGCTTCAAAATAACAAAGAATGCTATAACTAGCCTTAAGGCTACGGCCGCGAGTGGGGCCGTTCCCGGCCCCACTTCATTTGAGGCCGTTGCAGGGTTCGTTTGGGAAAATGTCATGGTGGCTGCGTGTATGGCACGTGATCAATCAACACCTAAGGATACGGTATTGTCAATGAGTATGAATATGCGACCGCGAACTAATCCGCCACTTCCTAATGAATCCATGGGTAATTGCACAACTATAGTCCAAGCCAAGGCTAAAATGTTGGAAACGACATTGAAAGAGTTGGTTGGGAAGATTCATGATGTCATTCTGAAAGCGAAACCGAAAATCGAGAAATTTCAAGGGGAAAATGGTATAGAGGAAATATCTTTGGACATAAAAGAGACGACACGAATTATAATGCACGAAAATTCACGTGTTTATCATCTTAGTAGTTGGTGTAAGCTTGGGTTAAATGAGGCGGATTTCGGGTTTGGGAAGCCAACTTGGATCATACCAACGGATGCTAACCCGCCTCCGTCTCTTAGGAACTCGATCCTGTTTACGGATTATAGTGATTCTAGTGGTGACGACGGAATTGAAGTATGGTTGTTTTTGGAGGAGAAAGAGATGCACTTCTTAGAGTCCTGCAAAGGATTTCTAGATTACGCTTTTCCGAATTATTAA
- the LOC141620972 gene encoding stemmadenine O-acetyltransferase-like, whose amino-acid sequence MSKFLPPLSSLGLGDGDGDGDKPVLELTHVAIQITVFTCGGVSIGWYDIHKIMDGISGSTFLNYWAGLSSQTPEADLIRPDFESCVSAFPPTTKPLELPSTMNSYTKEQHNNNSTIIANRPKLADAKAVSKTVAKPTSFLAIAGFIWENLLSISSISKTVENDTGLKGSVLQVTLDLRPRVDPPLHKGCIGNLALIAVAKVENQTEMPELVAEINSSISEMNGYRGEEGVESVMESWRKVISTSEEYKDRVYRLTSWSRLGFNELDFGFGKPVRMIPTDGKMCEFHKNMIILNDFKGEDGDHGIEAWLFLVQNDMEALICKREFLAFVSLVN is encoded by the exons ATGTCGAAATTTCTCCCTCCGTTGTCGTCTCTAGGATTAGGAGACGGAGACGGAGACGGAGACAAACCTGTGTTGGAGCTTACTCACGTAGCAATTCAAATAACGGTTTTTACATGTGGCGGTGTTTCGATTGGATGGTATGATATTCATAAAATCATGGATGGTATTTCCGGTTCTACATTTCTTAACTATTGGGCCGGCCTCTCGAGTCAAACTCCAGAGGCCGACTTAATCCGTCCTGATTTCGAGTCTTGTGTTTCCGCCTTCCCTCCAACAACCAAACCATTAGAACTCCCTTCCACTATGAATTCTTATACAAAAGAACAACATAATAATAACTCAACAATTATAGCGAACAGACCAAAGTTGGCTGAT GCGAAAGCCGTGAGTAAAACAGTAGCGAAACCGACTAGTTTTCTAGCCATAGCCGGGTTTATATGGGAGAATCTATTATCCATCTCGTCCATCTCGAAAACAGTCGAAAATGATACGGGTTTGAAGGGTTCGGTCCTTCAAGTTACGTTAGACCTAAGGCCACGGGTCGACCCACCTCTACATAAAGGGTGCATTGGTAATCTTGCTTTGATCGCGGTGGCTAAAGTCGAGAACCAAACAGAGATGCCAGAGCTAGTAGCGGAAATTAACTCGTCCATTTCGGAGATGAACGGATATCGAGGAGAGGAGGGTGTGGAGAGTGTTATGGAAAGTTGGAGGAAAGTTATAAGTACGTCCGAGGAATATAAAGATAGAGTGTATAGGCTAACTAGTTGGAGTAGACTCGGGTTTAATGAACTCGATTTCGGGTTTGGTAAGCCGGTAAGGATGATTCCGACTGATGGAAAGATGTGTGAGTTTCACAAGAATATGATTATATTGAATGATTTTAAAGGTGAAGATGGTGATCATGGGATTGAAGCATGGTTGTTCTTGGTACAAAATGATATGGAAGCTTTGATTTGTAAACGTGAATTTCTTGCATTTGTTTCTCTTGTAAACTAG